One stretch of Rhinolophus ferrumequinum isolate MPI-CBG mRhiFer1 chromosome 27, mRhiFer1_v1.p, whole genome shotgun sequence DNA includes these proteins:
- the LOC117018699 gene encoding maestro heat-like repeat-containing protein family member 7 isoform X2 encodes MNGSESRHSASSSAVALASRQGFVWLSREESPSLHPAHPSSPLLCNSASHAAPSLNVPVGRAQKGRGEGQTLAQPCLAKFRGGRCGRSTGKERAAPVPGGVGESLSPFQIILPWLTMSEKMQEQTRALGTIAHLLRFICNFPKLLHMTEFSISGKLMGTLGLFCMNPQYDICMRASEGLLYLFQVLVLQRRGMKQKTELILKELQKHFHGEWFVHLQDLTMCFRKYLTPEERADVIMVAMEAMTSAGRNDDSAASKILEMILKYSVPAIGKVPEIVQYIYHNLYSITETTAQDTVKQVLLLLAQTYTDEVILTLFKMQDRSPRGARKPWGILASCPRGYQTILEHLLQRLTPHRKARGLESGHRGEISALIATRAIHELLLEPSRRTEVQTLFPSLIMALLFQTSFLVVEGGAASVQDHQHFTEWMDSVSSTVEALKTLMQSTGYGDHVSHIQKFGGWELLTSPDRHYDGVTLLARALVTKNCWHNQPIFSVVISDLQGLDCTSYRTALVFMAELLRCPNVAAIVDDITVYILADGFHSQDPTSVKLLLRVVETFAKHGNMGRQLRLLQPFVLNCCFSLDGDIVTETFLVLQCLVEHLTWQQSSSFLVQLTFTLGHFFEEESEHLRSAAFAIYAAILAKVKRRSLIFPLKHQVLNSLVLLVLHLQDRDTSVAQNCRQALCHKATILGWSRLKAVFAEKDMWTILRALLEKEAGKALWFLKQCVSLFKSPQAPIRQAAVWFAGQIIQTLDTDEAGEIEEAHTALWSMRDDPDPAVSCLATQTFHIVEAKEKLLDRTQTSCFCLRRPWETGF; translated from the exons ATGAATGGCTCTGAATCTCGTCATTCAGCGAGCAGTTCAGCCGTGGCCCTGGCCAGCAGGCAGGGGTTTGTGTGGCTAAGCCGTGAAGAGAGCCCTTCTCTccaccctgcccacccctcctcGCCCCTGCTGTGCAATTCTGCCTCCCATGCAGCCCCGTCTTTGAACGTTCCTGTAGGAAGAGCTCAGAAGGGAAGAGGTGAAGGCCAGACACTGGCACAGCCTTGCTTGGCCAAGTTCAGGGGCGGGAGATGTGGACGCAGCACAGGGAAGGAAAGGGCCGCTCCCGTCCCTGGCGGTGTCGGGgagtctctttctcccttccagaTCATCCTGCCTTGGTTAACCATGTCGGAGAAAATGCAGGAGCAGACCCGGGCCTTGGGCACCATTGCCCACTTGTTGAGGTTCATTTGCAATTTCCCCAAACTGTTG CACATGACGGAGTTCTCGATCAGCGGGAAACTCATGGGTACCTTGGGCCTTTTCTGCATGAACCCCCAATATGACATCTGCATGAGGGCTTCAGAGGGGCTGCTGTACTTGTTCCAGGTCCTGGTGCTTCAAAGAA GAGGCATGAAACAGAAGACGGAGCTCATCCTGAAGGAGTTGCAGAAGCATTTCCACGGGGAGTGGTTTGTCCACCTCCAGGATCTCACCATG tgctTCAGGAAATACCTGACCCCCGAGGAGAGGGCAGATGTGATAATGGTCGCCATGGAGGCCATGACCAGTGCCGGGAGGAACGACGACTCTGCAGCTTCCAAGATTTTAGAGATGATCCTGAAGTACTCGGTGCCAGCCATCGGGAAG GTGCCGGAGATTGTCCAGTACATTTACCACAATTTATACAGCATCACCGAGACCACAGCCCAGGACACCGTGAAGCAGGTCCTTCTCCTGCTGGCACAGACCTACACGGATGAGGTCATCCTGACCTTGTTTAAGATGCAGGATCGGTCCCCAAG GGGGGCTCGCAAACCCTGGGGGATCCTGGCCTCCTGTCCCAGAGGCTATCAAACGATTCTGGAGCACCTGCTGCAGAGGCTGACGCCACACCGGAAAGCAAGGGGCCTGGAGTCCGGCCACAGAGGAGAGATCTCTGCGCTGATT GCCACCAGAGCCATCCACGAGCTCCTGCTGGAGCCGAGTCGGCGGACGGAGGTGCAGACCCTGTTCCCCTCGCTGATCATGGCCCTGCTCTTCCAGACCTCCTTTCTGGTGGTGGAAGGGGGCGCCGCCAGTGTCCAGGACCACCAGCACTTCACCGAATGGATGGACTCCGTGAG tTCCACTGTGGAGGCCCTGAAAACCTTGATGCAAAGCACCGGGTATGGGGACCACGTGTCTCACATCCAGAAATTCGGGGGCTGGGAGCTGCTCACCAGTCCTGACAGACACTATGACGGGGTCACTCTGCTGGCCAG GGCCCTGGTCACCAAGAACTGCTGGCACAACCAGCCCATCTTCAGTGTCGTCATCAGTGACCTCCAGGGACTGGACTGCACCAGCTACCGCACGGCCCTGGTGTTCATGGCTGAG CTGCTCCGGTGCCCAAACGTGGCAGCCATTGTGGATGACATCACCGTCTACATTCTGGCCGACGGGTTCCACAGTCAGGACCCCACCTCTGTGAAGCTATTGCTGCGGGTGGTAGAGACGTTCGCAAAGCACGGGAACATG GGCAGACAGCTCCGCCTCCTCCAGCCGTTCGTGCTGAACTGCTGCTTCTCCCTGGACGGTGACATCGTAACGGAGACGTTCCTGGTGCTGCAGTGTCTCGTGGAGCACCTCACCTGGCAGCAATCCTCCTCGTTCCTGGTCCAGCTCACCTTCACGCTCGGGCACTTCTTCGAGGAG GAGTCAGAACACCTGCGCTCGGCAGCCTTCGCGATCTACGCGGCCATCCTAGCCAAGGTCAAGAGGAGGTCCCTCATCTTCCCCTTGAAGCACCAGGTCCTCAACTCGCTCGTCCTCCTGGTGCTGCACCTGCAGGATAGGGACACCAGCGTGGCCCAG AACTGCCGGCAAGCCCTCTGCCACAAGGCCACCATCCTGGGCTGGTCCAGGCTCAAGGCCGTCTTTGCCGAGAAGGACATGTGGACCATCCTCAGGGCCCTG CTGgagaaggaggctgggaaagccCTGTGGTTTCTGAAGCAGTGTGTGAGCCTCTTCAAGAGCCCACAGGCCCCCATCCGCCAGGCAGCCGTGTGGTTTGCAG gccagaTTATCCAAACCCTAGACACGGATGAGGCCGGTGAAATTGAAGAGGCACACACAG CCCTGTGGTCCATGAGGGATGATCCCGACCCCGCAGTCAGCTGCCTCGCCACGCAGACCTTCCACATCGTGGAAGCCAAGGAGAAGCTGCTGGACAGAACGCAGACGTCCTGCTTCTGCCTCAGGAGGCCTTGGGAGACCGGCTTCTGA
- the LOC117018699 gene encoding maestro heat-like repeat-containing protein family member 7 isoform X1, which yields MNGSESRHSASSSAVALASRQGFVWLSREESPSLHPAHPSSPLLCNSASHAAPSLNVPVGRAQKGRGEGQTLAQPCLAKFRGGRCGRSTGKERAAPVPGGVGESLSPFQIILPWLTMSEKMQEQTRALGTIAHLLRFICNFPKLLHMTEFSISGKLMGTLGLFCMNPQYDICMRASEGLLYLFQVLVLQRRGMKQKTELILKELQKHFHGEWFVHLQDLTMCFRKYLTPEERADVIMVAMEAMTSAGRNDDSAASKILEMILKYSVPAIGKVPEIVQYIYHNLYSITETTAQDTVKQVLLLLAQTYTDEVILTLFKMQDRSPSRGARKPWGILASCPRGYQTILEHLLQRLTPHRKARGLESGHRGEISALIATRAIHELLLEPSRRTEVQTLFPSLIMALLFQTSFLVVEGGAASVQDHQHFTEWMDSVSSTVEALKTLMQSTGYGDHVSHIQKFGGWELLTSPDRHYDGVTLLARALVTKNCWHNQPIFSVVISDLQGLDCTSYRTALVFMAELLRCPNVAAIVDDITVYILADGFHSQDPTSVKLLLRVVETFAKHGNMGRQLRLLQPFVLNCCFSLDGDIVTETFLVLQCLVEHLTWQQSSSFLVQLTFTLGHFFEEESEHLRSAAFAIYAAILAKVKRRSLIFPLKHQVLNSLVLLVLHLQDRDTSVAQNCRQALCHKATILGWSRLKAVFAEKDMWTILRALLEKEAGKALWFLKQCVSLFKSPQAPIRQAAVWFAGQIIQTLDTDEAGEIEEAHTALWSMRDDPDPAVSCLATQTFHIVEAKEKLLDRTQTSCFCLRRPWETGF from the exons ATGAATGGCTCTGAATCTCGTCATTCAGCGAGCAGTTCAGCCGTGGCCCTGGCCAGCAGGCAGGGGTTTGTGTGGCTAAGCCGTGAAGAGAGCCCTTCTCTccaccctgcccacccctcctcGCCCCTGCTGTGCAATTCTGCCTCCCATGCAGCCCCGTCTTTGAACGTTCCTGTAGGAAGAGCTCAGAAGGGAAGAGGTGAAGGCCAGACACTGGCACAGCCTTGCTTGGCCAAGTTCAGGGGCGGGAGATGTGGACGCAGCACAGGGAAGGAAAGGGCCGCTCCCGTCCCTGGCGGTGTCGGGgagtctctttctcccttccagaTCATCCTGCCTTGGTTAACCATGTCGGAGAAAATGCAGGAGCAGACCCGGGCCTTGGGCACCATTGCCCACTTGTTGAGGTTCATTTGCAATTTCCCCAAACTGTTG CACATGACGGAGTTCTCGATCAGCGGGAAACTCATGGGTACCTTGGGCCTTTTCTGCATGAACCCCCAATATGACATCTGCATGAGGGCTTCAGAGGGGCTGCTGTACTTGTTCCAGGTCCTGGTGCTTCAAAGAA GAGGCATGAAACAGAAGACGGAGCTCATCCTGAAGGAGTTGCAGAAGCATTTCCACGGGGAGTGGTTTGTCCACCTCCAGGATCTCACCATG tgctTCAGGAAATACCTGACCCCCGAGGAGAGGGCAGATGTGATAATGGTCGCCATGGAGGCCATGACCAGTGCCGGGAGGAACGACGACTCTGCAGCTTCCAAGATTTTAGAGATGATCCTGAAGTACTCGGTGCCAGCCATCGGGAAG GTGCCGGAGATTGTCCAGTACATTTACCACAATTTATACAGCATCACCGAGACCACAGCCCAGGACACCGTGAAGCAGGTCCTTCTCCTGCTGGCACAGACCTACACGGATGAGGTCATCCTGACCTTGTTTAAGATGCAGGATCGGTCCCCAAG CAGGGGGGCTCGCAAACCCTGGGGGATCCTGGCCTCCTGTCCCAGAGGCTATCAAACGATTCTGGAGCACCTGCTGCAGAGGCTGACGCCACACCGGAAAGCAAGGGGCCTGGAGTCCGGCCACAGAGGAGAGATCTCTGCGCTGATT GCCACCAGAGCCATCCACGAGCTCCTGCTGGAGCCGAGTCGGCGGACGGAGGTGCAGACCCTGTTCCCCTCGCTGATCATGGCCCTGCTCTTCCAGACCTCCTTTCTGGTGGTGGAAGGGGGCGCCGCCAGTGTCCAGGACCACCAGCACTTCACCGAATGGATGGACTCCGTGAG tTCCACTGTGGAGGCCCTGAAAACCTTGATGCAAAGCACCGGGTATGGGGACCACGTGTCTCACATCCAGAAATTCGGGGGCTGGGAGCTGCTCACCAGTCCTGACAGACACTATGACGGGGTCACTCTGCTGGCCAG GGCCCTGGTCACCAAGAACTGCTGGCACAACCAGCCCATCTTCAGTGTCGTCATCAGTGACCTCCAGGGACTGGACTGCACCAGCTACCGCACGGCCCTGGTGTTCATGGCTGAG CTGCTCCGGTGCCCAAACGTGGCAGCCATTGTGGATGACATCACCGTCTACATTCTGGCCGACGGGTTCCACAGTCAGGACCCCACCTCTGTGAAGCTATTGCTGCGGGTGGTAGAGACGTTCGCAAAGCACGGGAACATG GGCAGACAGCTCCGCCTCCTCCAGCCGTTCGTGCTGAACTGCTGCTTCTCCCTGGACGGTGACATCGTAACGGAGACGTTCCTGGTGCTGCAGTGTCTCGTGGAGCACCTCACCTGGCAGCAATCCTCCTCGTTCCTGGTCCAGCTCACCTTCACGCTCGGGCACTTCTTCGAGGAG GAGTCAGAACACCTGCGCTCGGCAGCCTTCGCGATCTACGCGGCCATCCTAGCCAAGGTCAAGAGGAGGTCCCTCATCTTCCCCTTGAAGCACCAGGTCCTCAACTCGCTCGTCCTCCTGGTGCTGCACCTGCAGGATAGGGACACCAGCGTGGCCCAG AACTGCCGGCAAGCCCTCTGCCACAAGGCCACCATCCTGGGCTGGTCCAGGCTCAAGGCCGTCTTTGCCGAGAAGGACATGTGGACCATCCTCAGGGCCCTG CTGgagaaggaggctgggaaagccCTGTGGTTTCTGAAGCAGTGTGTGAGCCTCTTCAAGAGCCCACAGGCCCCCATCCGCCAGGCAGCCGTGTGGTTTGCAG gccagaTTATCCAAACCCTAGACACGGATGAGGCCGGTGAAATTGAAGAGGCACACACAG CCCTGTGGTCCATGAGGGATGATCCCGACCCCGCAGTCAGCTGCCTCGCCACGCAGACCTTCCACATCGTGGAAGCCAAGGAGAAGCTGCTGGACAGAACGCAGACGTCCTGCTTCTGCCTCAGGAGGCCTTGGGAGACCGGCTTCTGA
- the LOC117018699 gene encoding maestro heat-like repeat-containing protein family member 7 isoform X4: protein MLQALVMDGLDPNMVMLQEVLEIILPWLTMSEKMQEQTRALGTIAHLLRFICNFPKLLHMTEFSISGKLMGTLGLFCMNPQYDICMRASEGLLYLFQVLVLQRRGMKQKTELILKELQKHFHGEWFVHLQDLTMCFRKYLTPEERADVIMVAMEAMTSAGRNDDSAASKILEMILKYSVPAIGKVPEIVQYIYHNLYSITETTAQDTVKQVLLLLAQTYTDEVILTLFKMQDRSPSRGARKPWGILASCPRGYQTILEHLLQRLTPHRKARGLESGHRGEISALIATRAIHELLLEPSRRTEVQTLFPSLIMALLFQTSFLVVEGGAASVQDHQHFTEWMDSVSSTVEALKTLMQSTGYGDHVSHIQKFGGWELLTSPDRHYDGVTLLARALVTKNCWHNQPIFSVVISDLQGLDCTSYRTALVFMAELLRCPNVAAIVDDITVYILADGFHSQDPTSVKLLLRVVETFAKHGNMGRQLRLLQPFVLNCCFSLDGDIVTETFLVLQCLVEHLTWQQSSSFLVQLTFTLGHFFEEESEHLRSAAFAIYAAILAKVKRRSLIFPLKHQVLNSLVLLVLHLQDRDTSVAQNCRQALCHKATILGWSRLKAVFAEKDMWTILRALLEKEAGKALWFLKQCVSLFKSPQAPIRQAAVWFAGQIIQTLDTDEAGEIEEAHTALWSMRDDPDPAVSCLATQTFHIVEAKEKLLDRTQTSCFCLRRPWETGF, encoded by the exons ATGTTACAAGCTCTCGTGATGGACGGTCTGGACCCTAACATGGTCATGCTGCAGGAGGTGCTGGAG aTCATCCTGCCTTGGTTAACCATGTCGGAGAAAATGCAGGAGCAGACCCGGGCCTTGGGCACCATTGCCCACTTGTTGAGGTTCATTTGCAATTTCCCCAAACTGTTG CACATGACGGAGTTCTCGATCAGCGGGAAACTCATGGGTACCTTGGGCCTTTTCTGCATGAACCCCCAATATGACATCTGCATGAGGGCTTCAGAGGGGCTGCTGTACTTGTTCCAGGTCCTGGTGCTTCAAAGAA GAGGCATGAAACAGAAGACGGAGCTCATCCTGAAGGAGTTGCAGAAGCATTTCCACGGGGAGTGGTTTGTCCACCTCCAGGATCTCACCATG tgctTCAGGAAATACCTGACCCCCGAGGAGAGGGCAGATGTGATAATGGTCGCCATGGAGGCCATGACCAGTGCCGGGAGGAACGACGACTCTGCAGCTTCCAAGATTTTAGAGATGATCCTGAAGTACTCGGTGCCAGCCATCGGGAAG GTGCCGGAGATTGTCCAGTACATTTACCACAATTTATACAGCATCACCGAGACCACAGCCCAGGACACCGTGAAGCAGGTCCTTCTCCTGCTGGCACAGACCTACACGGATGAGGTCATCCTGACCTTGTTTAAGATGCAGGATCGGTCCCCAAG CAGGGGGGCTCGCAAACCCTGGGGGATCCTGGCCTCCTGTCCCAGAGGCTATCAAACGATTCTGGAGCACCTGCTGCAGAGGCTGACGCCACACCGGAAAGCAAGGGGCCTGGAGTCCGGCCACAGAGGAGAGATCTCTGCGCTGATT GCCACCAGAGCCATCCACGAGCTCCTGCTGGAGCCGAGTCGGCGGACGGAGGTGCAGACCCTGTTCCCCTCGCTGATCATGGCCCTGCTCTTCCAGACCTCCTTTCTGGTGGTGGAAGGGGGCGCCGCCAGTGTCCAGGACCACCAGCACTTCACCGAATGGATGGACTCCGTGAG tTCCACTGTGGAGGCCCTGAAAACCTTGATGCAAAGCACCGGGTATGGGGACCACGTGTCTCACATCCAGAAATTCGGGGGCTGGGAGCTGCTCACCAGTCCTGACAGACACTATGACGGGGTCACTCTGCTGGCCAG GGCCCTGGTCACCAAGAACTGCTGGCACAACCAGCCCATCTTCAGTGTCGTCATCAGTGACCTCCAGGGACTGGACTGCACCAGCTACCGCACGGCCCTGGTGTTCATGGCTGAG CTGCTCCGGTGCCCAAACGTGGCAGCCATTGTGGATGACATCACCGTCTACATTCTGGCCGACGGGTTCCACAGTCAGGACCCCACCTCTGTGAAGCTATTGCTGCGGGTGGTAGAGACGTTCGCAAAGCACGGGAACATG GGCAGACAGCTCCGCCTCCTCCAGCCGTTCGTGCTGAACTGCTGCTTCTCCCTGGACGGTGACATCGTAACGGAGACGTTCCTGGTGCTGCAGTGTCTCGTGGAGCACCTCACCTGGCAGCAATCCTCCTCGTTCCTGGTCCAGCTCACCTTCACGCTCGGGCACTTCTTCGAGGAG GAGTCAGAACACCTGCGCTCGGCAGCCTTCGCGATCTACGCGGCCATCCTAGCCAAGGTCAAGAGGAGGTCCCTCATCTTCCCCTTGAAGCACCAGGTCCTCAACTCGCTCGTCCTCCTGGTGCTGCACCTGCAGGATAGGGACACCAGCGTGGCCCAG AACTGCCGGCAAGCCCTCTGCCACAAGGCCACCATCCTGGGCTGGTCCAGGCTCAAGGCCGTCTTTGCCGAGAAGGACATGTGGACCATCCTCAGGGCCCTG CTGgagaaggaggctgggaaagccCTGTGGTTTCTGAAGCAGTGTGTGAGCCTCTTCAAGAGCCCACAGGCCCCCATCCGCCAGGCAGCCGTGTGGTTTGCAG gccagaTTATCCAAACCCTAGACACGGATGAGGCCGGTGAAATTGAAGAGGCACACACAG CCCTGTGGTCCATGAGGGATGATCCCGACCCCGCAGTCAGCTGCCTCGCCACGCAGACCTTCCACATCGTGGAAGCCAAGGAGAAGCTGCTGGACAGAACGCAGACGTCCTGCTTCTGCCTCAGGAGGCCTTGGGAGACCGGCTTCTGA
- the LOC117018699 gene encoding maestro heat-like repeat-containing protein family member 7 isoform X6, with amino-acid sequence MVAMEAMTSAGRNDDSAASKILEMILKYSVPAIGKVPEIVQYIYHNLYSITETTAQDTVKQVLLLLAQTYTDEVILTLFKMQDRSPSRGARKPWGILASCPRGYQTILEHLLQRLTPHRKARGLESGHRGEISALIATRAIHELLLEPSRRTEVQTLFPSLIMALLFQTSFLVVEGGAASVQDHQHFTEWMDSVSSTVEALKTLMQSTGYGDHVSHIQKFGGWELLTSPDRHYDGVTLLARALVTKNCWHNQPIFSVVISDLQGLDCTSYRTALVFMAELLRCPNVAAIVDDITVYILADGFHSQDPTSVKLLLRVVETFAKHGNMGRQLRLLQPFVLNCCFSLDGDIVTETFLVLQCLVEHLTWQQSSSFLVQLTFTLGHFFEEESEHLRSAAFAIYAAILAKVKRRSLIFPLKHQVLNSLVLLVLHLQDRDTSVAQNCRQALCHKATILGWSRLKAVFAEKDMWTILRALLEKEAGKALWFLKQCVSLFKSPQAPIRQAAVWFAGQIIQTLDTDEAGEIEEAHTALWSMRDDPDPAVSCLATQTFHIVEAKEKLLDRTQTSCFCLRRPWETGF; translated from the exons ATGGTCGCCATGGAGGCCATGACCAGTGCCGGGAGGAACGACGACTCTGCAGCTTCCAAGATTTTAGAGATGATCCTGAAGTACTCGGTGCCAGCCATCGGGAAG GTGCCGGAGATTGTCCAGTACATTTACCACAATTTATACAGCATCACCGAGACCACAGCCCAGGACACCGTGAAGCAGGTCCTTCTCCTGCTGGCACAGACCTACACGGATGAGGTCATCCTGACCTTGTTTAAGATGCAGGATCGGTCCCCAAG CAGGGGGGCTCGCAAACCCTGGGGGATCCTGGCCTCCTGTCCCAGAGGCTATCAAACGATTCTGGAGCACCTGCTGCAGAGGCTGACGCCACACCGGAAAGCAAGGGGCCTGGAGTCCGGCCACAGAGGAGAGATCTCTGCGCTGATT GCCACCAGAGCCATCCACGAGCTCCTGCTGGAGCCGAGTCGGCGGACGGAGGTGCAGACCCTGTTCCCCTCGCTGATCATGGCCCTGCTCTTCCAGACCTCCTTTCTGGTGGTGGAAGGGGGCGCCGCCAGTGTCCAGGACCACCAGCACTTCACCGAATGGATGGACTCCGTGAG tTCCACTGTGGAGGCCCTGAAAACCTTGATGCAAAGCACCGGGTATGGGGACCACGTGTCTCACATCCAGAAATTCGGGGGCTGGGAGCTGCTCACCAGTCCTGACAGACACTATGACGGGGTCACTCTGCTGGCCAG GGCCCTGGTCACCAAGAACTGCTGGCACAACCAGCCCATCTTCAGTGTCGTCATCAGTGACCTCCAGGGACTGGACTGCACCAGCTACCGCACGGCCCTGGTGTTCATGGCTGAG CTGCTCCGGTGCCCAAACGTGGCAGCCATTGTGGATGACATCACCGTCTACATTCTGGCCGACGGGTTCCACAGTCAGGACCCCACCTCTGTGAAGCTATTGCTGCGGGTGGTAGAGACGTTCGCAAAGCACGGGAACATG GGCAGACAGCTCCGCCTCCTCCAGCCGTTCGTGCTGAACTGCTGCTTCTCCCTGGACGGTGACATCGTAACGGAGACGTTCCTGGTGCTGCAGTGTCTCGTGGAGCACCTCACCTGGCAGCAATCCTCCTCGTTCCTGGTCCAGCTCACCTTCACGCTCGGGCACTTCTTCGAGGAG GAGTCAGAACACCTGCGCTCGGCAGCCTTCGCGATCTACGCGGCCATCCTAGCCAAGGTCAAGAGGAGGTCCCTCATCTTCCCCTTGAAGCACCAGGTCCTCAACTCGCTCGTCCTCCTGGTGCTGCACCTGCAGGATAGGGACACCAGCGTGGCCCAG AACTGCCGGCAAGCCCTCTGCCACAAGGCCACCATCCTGGGCTGGTCCAGGCTCAAGGCCGTCTTTGCCGAGAAGGACATGTGGACCATCCTCAGGGCCCTG CTGgagaaggaggctgggaaagccCTGTGGTTTCTGAAGCAGTGTGTGAGCCTCTTCAAGAGCCCACAGGCCCCCATCCGCCAGGCAGCCGTGTGGTTTGCAG gccagaTTATCCAAACCCTAGACACGGATGAGGCCGGTGAAATTGAAGAGGCACACACAG CCCTGTGGTCCATGAGGGATGATCCCGACCCCGCAGTCAGCTGCCTCGCCACGCAGACCTTCCACATCGTGGAAGCCAAGGAGAAGCTGCTGGACAGAACGCAGACGTCCTGCTTCTGCCTCAGGAGGCCTTGGGAGACCGGCTTCTGA